A genomic segment from Rubrobacter tropicus encodes:
- a CDS encoding ABC transporter substrate-binding protein yields MIWIKDRLSAVVFLAAALALAACGGAGGQGGDGGGASAQTRTIEHAMGETKIQGTAKRVVVLDTGELDSAMSLGVKPVGAVEAVEGLGLPSYLEGAGGIENVGTIEEPNLEKIATLNPDLILSSKLRHEQIYDQLSQVAPTVFTETTGVTWKENFEKHAEAMNRADEAKEVMDGYEDRLEEFKRAMGGRLGETEVSVVRFLPGETRVYQKESFVGTVLEDAGLPRPPSQDVDDFAILNASEETIPEMDGDAIFVTAYGPQDETTRQKITSDPLWQKLEAVRQDRVYEASDDLWMLGIGPTAANGVVDDLEKHLAES; encoded by the coding sequence TTGATCTGGATCAAAGACCGTCTGTCCGCAGTAGTTTTTCTGGCCGCGGCTCTCGCGCTGGCGGCTTGCGGCGGGGCCGGTGGCCAAGGCGGGGATGGCGGCGGTGCCTCGGCCCAGACGAGAACCATCGAGCATGCGATGGGCGAGACGAAGATACAAGGAACCGCCAAGCGGGTCGTGGTGCTGGACACGGGGGAGTTGGACAGCGCGATGTCTCTGGGGGTGAAGCCGGTCGGAGCGGTGGAGGCCGTCGAGGGGCTCGGTCTCCCCTCGTACCTCGAAGGCGCGGGTGGCATAGAGAACGTCGGCACCATCGAGGAGCCGAACCTGGAGAAGATCGCCACGCTGAACCCGGACCTCATCCTCTCCAGCAAACTCCGTCACGAGCAGATCTACGACCAACTGAGCCAGGTCGCCCCGACCGTCTTCACCGAGACCACGGGCGTCACCTGGAAAGAGAACTTCGAGAAGCACGCCGAGGCCATGAACAGGGCAGACGAGGCCAAAGAGGTCATGGACGGCTACGAAGACCGCCTGGAGGAGTTCAAGAGGGCCATGGGCGGCCGGTTGGGCGAGACAGAGGTCTCCGTCGTCCGTTTCCTGCCCGGCGAGACCCGCGTCTACCAGAAGGAGTCTTTCGTCGGGACGGTGCTCGAGGACGCCGGGTTGCCCCGCCCCCCCTCGCAGGACGTCGACGACTTCGCCATCCTCAACGCGAGCGAGGAGACCATACCGGAGATGGACGGGGATGCGATCTTCGTGACCGCCTACGGCCCGCAAGACGAGACGACGCGGCAGAAGATCACCTCCGACCCCCTCTGGCAGAAGCTCGAAGCCGTCAGGCAAGACCGTGTCTACGAGGCCTCAGACGACCTCTGGATGCTCGGCATAGGCCCCACCGCCGCCAACGGCGTCGTGGACGACCTGGAAAAACATCTGGCCGAAAGCTAG